The Eubacteriaceae bacterium Marseille-Q4139 genome has a window encoding:
- a CDS encoding DUF3849 domain-containing protein, which translates to MNTNDLNTALYEKMAAEQDKYRDWLKSQPPEEILHHTYEYTVREDIVMAMEDLELTDAQAQALLDSPTPLADVYRHFEKLETGYMDVIRDSIENRADDVCKVLEEQRSIPLYLHSAAYASQHGEMAQYNRSYQANFDCKEAIEHAISAHYADNRLDTESAVKAVLEKFGSERVQFILANTIQHKDSDGRVSRDNKAWAKTIPMPEDSGTSRHCAYLVVDEVNLGLTDLFTRQARKTLQEPEKGSVLQKLKQEPTTHKPALSKKQEPER; encoded by the coding sequence ATGAATACCAACGATCTGAATACGGCCCTTTATGAGAAGATGGCCGCTGAACAGGACAAATACCGGGACTGGCTGAAAAGCCAGCCCCCGGAGGAAATCCTGCACCATACCTATGAGTACACCGTCCGGGAGGACATTGTGATGGCGATGGAGGACTTGGAGCTGACCGATGCCCAGGCCCAGGCGCTTTTGGATTCGCCTACACCGCTGGCCGATGTGTACCGTCACTTTGAGAAGCTGGAGACCGGCTACATGGATGTGATCCGGGACAGCATTGAAAACCGAGCGGATGATGTGTGTAAGGTTTTGGAAGAACAGCGGTCCATCCCTCTCTATCTCCATTCTGCCGCCTATGCGTCCCAGCATGGGGAGATGGCACAATATAACCGCTCTTATCAGGCAAACTTTGACTGTAAAGAGGCCATTGAACACGCCATCAGCGCCCACTATGCGGATAACCGACTGGATACGGAGTCTGCGGTTAAGGCGGTGCTGGAAAAGTTCGGGTCGGAACGAGTACAGTTCATCCTTGCCAACACCATCCAGCATAAGGACAGCGACGGTCGCGTTTCCCGTGACAACAAAGCCTGGGCAAAGACCATTCCCATGCCGGAGGACAGCGGCACTTCGCGCCACTGTGCTTATCTGGTTGTGGATGAGGTCAATCTTGGTCTGACCGATCTGTTTACACGGCAGGCACGAAAAACGCTTCAGGAACCGGAGAAAGGCTCTGTCTTGCAAAAGCTCAAACAGGAGCCTACCACCCACAAGCCTGCTTTATCGAAGAAACAGGAGCCGGAACGATGA